Proteins encoded by one window of Mycobacteriales bacterium:
- a CDS encoding DUF72 domain-containing protein translates to MSDILVGTASWTDKTLLASGWYPKEADSAQSRLDYYAKQFPLVEVDATYYTPPAERTAQLWAERTPPDFTFNIKAFSLLTQHPTRVASLYKDLRPETSKRNVYLKDLDQGVVDQVWERFCSALTPLHDAGKLGAVLFQFPQWFPIGKRNRHYILECKRRCEPYGFCVEFRNRTWLSEDNRDETLDFLRSYGVPYVCVDMPQGHTSSVPPIVAATADLAVMRFHGHSDKWESKDIYDRFGYRYSESELAEWAPRLRTLADQASRVHVLMNNC, encoded by the coding sequence ATGAGCGACATCCTCGTGGGTACCGCATCCTGGACCGACAAGACGCTGCTCGCCTCGGGCTGGTATCCGAAGGAAGCCGACAGCGCCCAGTCCCGGCTCGACTACTACGCGAAGCAGTTCCCGCTGGTCGAGGTCGACGCGACCTACTACACGCCGCCGGCCGAGCGGACGGCGCAGCTGTGGGCGGAGCGGACGCCGCCGGACTTCACCTTCAACATCAAGGCATTCTCGCTGCTGACCCAGCATCCGACCCGGGTCGCGTCGCTGTACAAGGACCTGCGGCCGGAGACGTCGAAACGCAACGTCTATCTCAAGGACCTCGACCAGGGCGTCGTCGACCAGGTCTGGGAGCGGTTCTGCTCGGCGCTGACGCCGCTGCACGACGCGGGCAAGCTCGGCGCCGTCCTGTTCCAGTTCCCCCAGTGGTTCCCCATCGGCAAGCGCAACCGGCACTACATCCTGGAGTGCAAGCGACGGTGCGAGCCCTACGGCTTCTGCGTCGAGTTCCGCAACAGGACCTGGCTCTCGGAGGACAACCGCGACGAGACGCTGGACTTCCTGCGTTCCTACGGAGTTCCCTACGTCTGTGTCGACATGCCGCAGGGCCACACGTCGTCCGTGCCGCCGATCGTGGCCGCGACGGCCGACCTCGCCGTGATGCGCTTTCACGGCCACAGCGACAAGTGGGAGAGCAAGGACATCTACGACCGGTTCGGCTACCGCTACAGCGAATCCGAGCTCGCCGAGTGGGCCCCGCGGCTGCGCACGCTCGCCGACCAGGCGAGCCGCGTCCACGTCCTGATGAACAACTGTTA